From Acinetobacter suaedae, one genomic window encodes:
- a CDS encoding PA1571 family protein, whose amino-acid sequence MNVSKRLVSHGFKHVLDSNPVNTCYMVDSQGKEVPITTAMIRSACHQLLQRCRAIKK is encoded by the coding sequence ATGAACGTAAGTAAAAGATTAGTGAGTCACGGTTTTAAACATGTGTTAGACAGTAACCCTGTGAACACCTGTTATATGGTAGATAGCCAAGGTAAAGAAGTTCCAATTACTACGGCAATGATTCGTTCAGCCTGCCATCAACTGCTACAACGTTGTCGTGCAATTAAAAAATAA
- the gatC gene encoding Asp-tRNA(Asn)/Glu-tRNA(Gln) amidotransferase subunit GatC, protein MSTSSDAPQTADLNAQTVSQIANLARLSLNDTQSAEYAQSLNKILGMMESLKGINTDDVEPLKSPFDNPQPLRTDAVTESNHRDEYQAIAPATEAGLYLVPRVIE, encoded by the coding sequence ATGTCTACATCATCCGATGCTCCACAGACGGCGGATCTAAATGCGCAAACTGTATCGCAAATTGCAAATTTGGCACGCTTATCGCTAAACGACACGCAATCTGCTGAATATGCTCAAAGTTTAAATAAAATTCTGGGCATGATGGAAAGCTTGAAAGGCATTAATACCGATGATGTTGAGCCTTTGAAAAGCCCATTTGATAACCCACAACCATTACGCACAGATGCAGTTACTGAAAGCAATCACCGTGATGAATATCAAGCGATCGCACCTGCAACCGAAGCTGGTTTATACCTTGTACCTCGTGTAATTGAATAA
- the mreC gene encoding rod shape-determining protein MreC, whose amino-acid sequence MQPNLFSRQPPSFRSFVIAVITCLVVLFFDWRMPHVIKPARDVLYAAYNPIYALASYPVLSREWLNQQTKSEAQLRRENTAMQAELLQARVRLQKLSELSAENNRLRGLLDTPLIIDGRMQIAEVIGTDADPLRHIIIINRGSADQLKVGQTVLDDKGIMGQIINVYPHSARVMLLSDKEHSLSVRLERTGMRAIVSGTGDLGQLKMDYVATSANIKVGDKVFSSGLGEHFPAGYLVGTVSKVSRHNSGEFAEIDVVPAAQLASGHHVVVLFSESLAKEQPYANR is encoded by the coding sequence GTGCAACCGAATCTTTTTTCAAGACAACCGCCATCTTTTCGCTCATTTGTTATTGCAGTGATCACATGTTTGGTAGTGCTATTTTTTGATTGGCGCATGCCACATGTGATTAAACCAGCAAGGGATGTCTTGTACGCCGCGTATAATCCGATTTATGCGTTGGCAAGTTATCCAGTACTGTCGCGAGAATGGCTGAATCAACAAACCAAATCTGAAGCCCAATTGCGCCGTGAAAATACCGCGATGCAAGCAGAGCTATTGCAAGCACGTGTCCGACTACAAAAATTATCTGAACTTTCTGCTGAAAATAACCGTTTAAGAGGTCTATTAGATACGCCATTGATCATTGATGGACGTATGCAGATTGCTGAAGTGATTGGGACGGATGCGGATCCATTACGTCATATCATTATTATTAACCGTGGTTCTGCTGATCAGTTGAAAGTTGGGCAAACAGTTTTAGATGATAAAGGCATCATGGGACAGATCATTAATGTCTATCCACATAGTGCGCGTGTGATGTTGTTATCTGATAAAGAGCATTCTTTATCTGTACGTTTAGAACGGACAGGAATGCGTGCAATTGTGTCAGGTACTGGTGATTTAGGTCAGTTAAAAATGGACTACGTAGCGACCAGTGCGAACATCAAAGTTGGGGATAAGGTGTTCAGTTCAGGTTTAGGCGAGCATTTTCCTGCAGGTTACTTAGTTGGCACAGTGTCAAAGGTGAGTCGTCATAATTCTGGTGAATTTGCCGAAATTGATGTGGTTCCTGCAGCTCAACTGGCAAGCGGTCATCATGTCGTGGTTCTGTTCTCAGAATCTTTGGCAAAGGAGCAACCTTATGCCAATCGCTAA
- a CDS encoding phosphoadenylyl-sulfate reductase — protein MTVIPTIDLVDALAAEYAEKSPREILELALSQQGEIAISFSGAEDVVLIDIASRIGKPFRVFSLDTGRLHPETYQFIETVRKHYNINIEICFPESTAIQQFVNAKGLFSFFEDGHQECCGIRKVQPLRKKLATLDGWITGQRKDQSPTRSDVPVVQADVGFSGEGKQLIKYNPLANWSSADVWSYIRMMEIPYNPLHERGFISIGCEPCTRPVLPNQHEREGRWWWEEATHKECGLHAGNLKK, from the coding sequence ATGACTGTTATCCCGACTATTGACCTTGTGGATGCGCTCGCTGCTGAATATGCAGAGAAATCACCACGAGAAATTTTAGAACTTGCTTTAAGTCAACAAGGTGAAATCGCCATTTCATTTTCAGGTGCGGAAGATGTGGTATTAATCGATATCGCTTCACGTATTGGCAAACCATTTCGTGTCTTTAGTCTAGATACAGGACGGCTGCACCCTGAAACTTATCAATTTATTGAAACGGTACGTAAGCATTACAATATCAATATCGAAATCTGCTTTCCTGAGTCTACTGCTATTCAACAATTTGTGAATGCGAAAGGCTTGTTTAGCTTTTTTGAAGATGGCCACCAAGAATGCTGTGGTATTCGTAAAGTTCAACCGTTACGTAAAAAATTAGCAACCCTAGATGGTTGGATTACGGGTCAACGAAAAGATCAAAGCCCAACACGTAGTGATGTTCCAGTGGTTCAAGCCGATGTTGGTTTTTCAGGAGAAGGTAAGCAATTGATCAAATACAACCCGCTTGCCAATTGGAGTAGTGCCGATGTATGGAGTTATATCCGTATGATGGAAATTCCATATAATCCATTGCATGAACGCGGTTTTATCTCAATTGGTTGTGAACCTTGCACACGTCCAGTTTTACCTAACCAACATGAGCGTGAAGGTCGCTGGTGGTGGGAAGAAGCGACTCACAAAGAGTGTGGTTTGCATGCTGGAAATCTCAAAAAATAA
- the mreD gene encoding rod shape-determining protein MreD: protein MPIAKLSYSKSNKDPLLMIIISIVIASVLMVYPLAYELSGWRPSVMLMVMLFWILYQPVWCGIWFAFGMGIFVDLLLDAPLGLNALSFVLICFATRYFIRERRILTFGNSWVIASIAILVHITFLWICQTLAGTHFLIARHWQPLITGVLTWPILYYCLHRWRI from the coding sequence ATGCCAATCGCTAAGTTAAGTTATAGCAAATCCAATAAAGATCCTTTGTTGATGATCATCATCTCGATTGTGATTGCATCGGTGTTGATGGTCTATCCATTGGCTTATGAACTATCAGGATGGCGGCCTTCAGTAATGTTGATGGTGATGCTATTTTGGATTCTCTACCAGCCTGTTTGGTGTGGGATATGGTTTGCTTTTGGCATGGGGATTTTTGTAGATTTACTTTTAGATGCGCCATTGGGGTTGAATGCATTAAGCTTTGTGTTAATCTGCTTTGCAACACGCTATTTTATCCGTGAGCGGCGGATTCTAACTTTTGGTAATTCGTGGGTAATTGCGAGTATCGCAATTCTTGTGCATATTACTTTCTTGTGGATATGTCAGACGCTTGCAGGTACGCATTTTTTGATTGCTCGACATTGGCAACCGTTAATTACAGGTGTATTAACGTGGCCGATCCTTTATTATTGTTTGCATAGATGGCGCATATAA
- a CDS encoding Maf family nucleotide pyrophosphatase, translated as MAHIILASSSPRRQELLSQLGLVFDVVSPAIDETVQDAETVIDYVERLAREKAHAVLTQFPDAIVIAADTSLSFAGKILGKPESKQHAFEMWSQLSGQWHDVFSGVCVASLTRTCSTVVRTQVELQTLSYAEMEKYWATGEPMGKAGGYAIQGIAARYIPQIRGSYSNVVGLPLHETVQLLERVKA; from the coding sequence ATGGCGCATATAATTCTTGCATCTAGCTCGCCACGTCGGCAGGAGCTTTTATCGCAACTAGGGTTGGTCTTTGATGTTGTCAGTCCAGCTATTGACGAGACGGTACAGGATGCTGAAACAGTTATAGATTATGTCGAACGGCTGGCGAGAGAAAAAGCACACGCCGTTTTAACACAATTTCCTGATGCAATTGTCATTGCAGCAGATACCAGTTTAAGTTTTGCGGGTAAAATTTTAGGTAAGCCTGAATCCAAACAACATGCTTTTGAAATGTGGTCACAGCTTTCAGGGCAGTGGCATGATGTGTTTTCTGGAGTATGCGTTGCAAGTCTTACCCGGACTTGTAGTACCGTTGTAAGAACTCAGGTTGAGTTGCAAACGCTTAGCTATGCAGAAATGGAAAAATATTGGGCAACAGGTGAACCAATGGGCAAGGCAGGTGGATATGCCATTCAGGGAATTGCCGCACGATATATTCCTCAGATCAGAGGAAGTTATAGCAATGTGGTGGGGCTGCCTTTGCATGAAACAGTACAGTTACTAGAACGTGTTAAAGCATAA
- the thrH gene encoding bifunctional phosphoserine phosphatase/homoserine phosphotransferase ThrH: MEIVCLDLEGVLVPEIWINFAKKTGIKELEATTRDIPDYDVLMTQRLNILKQHGLGLNDIQAVIADMGPFEGAKEFVDWVRTHFQLVILSDTFYEFAHPLMQQLGQPTIFCHKLETDEKGMITAYKLRQPDQKRQAVKALHGLNFRVIAAGDSYNDTTMLGEADHGFLFDAPDNVIAEFPQFPPLHGYEALKQAIRSVSQRHIPE; the protein is encoded by the coding sequence ATGGAAATCGTATGCCTAGATCTTGAAGGGGTTTTAGTTCCAGAAATCTGGATTAATTTTGCAAAAAAAACAGGGATTAAAGAACTTGAAGCAACGACTCGTGATATTCCAGACTATGATGTACTGATGACACAACGTCTGAATATCTTAAAGCAACATGGTTTGGGTTTAAATGATATTCAAGCAGTGATTGCGGATATGGGACCTTTTGAAGGGGCGAAGGAGTTTGTCGATTGGGTACGTACTCATTTCCAATTAGTTATTCTTTCTGATACGTTTTATGAGTTTGCACACCCTTTAATGCAACAATTGGGACAGCCGACAATTTTCTGCCATAAATTAGAAACAGATGAAAAGGGCATGATTACCGCGTATAAACTGCGTCAACCTGATCAAAAGCGTCAAGCAGTTAAAGCATTACATGGTTTGAATTTCCGTGTAATAGCGGCAGGTGATTCTTATAATGATACGACGATGTTGGGCGAAGCGGATCACGGCTTTCTATTTGATGCGCCAGACAATGTTATCGCTGAGTTTCCTCAATTCCCTCCATTGCATGGCTATGAAGCATTAAAGCAAGCAATTCGTTCAGTGTCTCAACGCCATATTCCAGAATAA
- a CDS encoding WS/DGAT/MGAT family O-acyltransferase: MRPLHPIDFIFLSLEKRQQPMHVGGLFLFELPENASPTFVHDLVEEIRQSKSIPVPPFNNQLNGLFWGEDNEFDLDHHFRHIALPNPGRIRELLVYISQQHSSLIDRAKPLWTCDIIEGIEGNRFAMYFKIHHAMVDGVAGMRLIEKSLSKDPNEKHVVPLWCVEGKRAKRLKAPKPPSVSKIKGVWDTIKSQCEVAPKVMQELSQTIFKEMGKNPDYVSTFQAPPSILNQRVSSARRFAAQSFELDRFRMIAKTLGVTLNDVVLAVCAGALREYLISHNSLPKKPLIAMVPASLRTDDSDVSNRITMILANLATHIEDPIERLDIIRRSVQNSKQRFSRMTANEILNYSAVVYGPAGLNIASGMLPKRQAFNLVISNVPGPREPLYWNGAKLDALYPASIVMDGQALNITLTSYLDKLEVGLIACRNALPKMQNLLTHLEEEIQRFEQKIQELPKEKIVNS; encoded by the coding sequence ATGCGCCCATTACACCCGATCGACTTCATTTTTCTTTCATTAGAAAAAAGACAGCAACCTATGCATGTAGGTGGGCTGTTTTTATTTGAACTACCTGAGAACGCTTCTCCAACCTTTGTCCATGATTTAGTTGAAGAAATTCGTCAATCAAAAAGCATTCCAGTACCTCCTTTCAACAACCAACTCAATGGTTTGTTTTGGGGTGAAGACAATGAATTCGATTTAGACCATCATTTCCGTCATATTGCGTTACCGAACCCTGGACGTATTCGTGAATTGTTGGTTTATATCTCACAGCAACATAGTTCTCTTATTGACCGTGCTAAACCTTTATGGACTTGTGACATTATTGAAGGAATCGAAGGCAACCGTTTTGCCATGTATTTCAAAATCCATCATGCAATGGTAGATGGCGTAGCTGGCATGCGCTTAATTGAAAAATCGCTTTCTAAAGATCCTAATGAAAAACATGTTGTTCCACTCTGGTGTGTAGAAGGTAAACGCGCTAAACGTTTGAAAGCTCCAAAACCACCAAGTGTCAGCAAAATCAAAGGTGTATGGGATACAATTAAATCTCAGTGTGAAGTTGCACCTAAAGTGATGCAAGAACTATCACAAACCATCTTTAAAGAGATGGGAAAAAACCCAGATTACGTTTCGACCTTCCAAGCCCCCCCTTCAATCTTAAACCAACGTGTTAGTTCTGCCCGTCGTTTTGCAGCGCAATCATTCGAATTAGATCGTTTCCGTATGATTGCTAAAACCCTAGGCGTGACCTTAAACGATGTCGTTTTGGCTGTATGTGCTGGTGCATTACGTGAATATCTCATCAGTCATAACAGCTTACCGAAAAAGCCTTTAATCGCAATGGTACCAGCATCCCTCCGTACAGATGACTCAGATGTAAGTAACCGTATCACCATGATTTTGGCCAATCTTGCGACTCATATCGAAGATCCGATTGAACGTCTGGATATTATTCGTCGCAGCGTACAGAACTCGAAACAACGCTTTAGTCGTATGACCGCCAATGAAATTTTGAACTATAGCGCAGTTGTTTATGGACCGGCGGGTTTAAATATTGCTTCAGGAATGTTACCTAAACGCCAAGCCTTTAACCTTGTTATTTCTAATGTACCAGGCCCACGTGAACCTTTATATTGGAATGGTGCAAAACTCGATGCGCTCTACCCAGCATCAATCGTGATGGATGGTCAGGCACTCAATATTACTTTAACCAGTTATTTGGATAAATTAGAAGTTGGTTTGATCGCGTGTCGCAATGCACTACCTAAAATGCAAAACTTACTGACTCATTTGGAAGAAGAAATTCAACGATTTGAACAAAAAATTCAAGAATTACCGAAAGAGAAGATTGTAAATTCGTAG
- the gatA gene encoding Asp-tRNA(Asn)/Glu-tRNA(Gln) amidotransferase subunit GatA, which translates to MTDLHRLSIRELSEGLKQAQFSSRELTEHYLKRIAKIDAKVKSYVTVTAEQALVEADVADAAIKSGNAHALAGIPLAHKDIFCTQGIKTTAGSKMLDNFISPYDATVVAKAKAAGLVTLGKVNMDEFAMGSTSESSYFGATGNPWALDHVPGGSSGGSAAAVAADLAPIATGTDTGGSIRQPASFCGLTGLKPTYGRVSRFGMIAYASSLDQGGPMARSAEDCAYLMNVIAGHDAKDSTSVDKEVDDYVANLNGTAVKGLRIGIPKQYFNVAGLDADVKARVEESLKKLEEMGATLVEIDLNMTEAYVPTYYLIAPAEASSNLSRYDGVRYGYRCENPKDILDLYKRSRSEGFGAEVQRRILIGTYALSAGYYDAYYVKAQKVRRLIQQDFLKAFENVDVIAAPSAPTTAYKIGANLSPTEMYLGDIYTLAVNLAGLPAINAPVGFDKDSLPVGLQLIGNYWSESQLLSIVHQYQQNTDWHTKRAAIAEENA; encoded by the coding sequence ATGACAGATTTACATCGCTTATCAATTCGTGAACTTTCTGAAGGCTTAAAACAAGCCCAATTTTCATCACGTGAATTGACTGAACATTATTTAAAACGTATCGCCAAAATTGACGCAAAAGTAAAAAGTTATGTGACGGTGACCGCAGAGCAAGCCTTGGTAGAGGCGGATGTGGCTGATGCAGCAATCAAATCAGGCAATGCACATGCGTTGGCAGGTATTCCACTTGCACATAAAGATATTTTTTGTACCCAAGGTATTAAAACCACAGCTGGTTCAAAAATGCTGGACAATTTCATTTCACCTTATGATGCAACCGTGGTTGCCAAGGCTAAAGCCGCAGGTCTTGTGACTTTAGGTAAGGTGAATATGGATGAATTCGCGATGGGTTCAACCTCTGAAAGCTCTTACTTTGGTGCAACCGGCAACCCGTGGGCCTTAGATCATGTCCCGGGTGGTTCATCAGGTGGCTCTGCTGCAGCTGTAGCGGCTGATCTTGCGCCGATCGCAACAGGCACAGACACAGGCGGTTCAATTCGCCAACCGGCTTCATTCTGTGGCTTAACGGGCTTAAAACCGACCTATGGCCGTGTATCGCGCTTCGGTATGATTGCCTATGCCTCATCATTGGATCAAGGCGGTCCAATGGCACGTTCAGCAGAAGACTGTGCGTATTTAATGAATGTGATTGCAGGTCATGATGCCAAAGACTCAACTTCAGTAGACAAAGAAGTGGATGATTACGTGGCTAACCTGAACGGCACAGCGGTGAAAGGTTTACGCATTGGTATTCCAAAGCAATACTTCAATGTCGCTGGTTTAGATGCAGACGTAAAAGCACGTGTTGAAGAGTCATTGAAAAAACTTGAAGAAATGGGCGCGACTTTGGTTGAGATTGATCTCAACATGACTGAAGCCTACGTTCCGACTTACTATTTGATCGCACCTGCGGAAGCGTCATCAAACTTGTCACGTTACGATGGTGTTCGTTATGGCTACCGTTGTGAAAATCCAAAAGACATTTTAGACCTCTACAAACGTTCACGTTCAGAGGGTTTTGGTGCTGAAGTACAACGCCGTATTTTGATCGGTACTTATGCGCTGTCTGCAGGTTACTACGATGCTTACTATGTGAAAGCACAGAAAGTACGTCGTTTAATCCAACAAGACTTCCTCAAAGCATTTGAAAATGTCGATGTGATTGCAGCGCCATCTGCACCAACGACTGCGTACAAAATCGGTGCGAACCTCAGTCCAACTGAAATGTACTTAGGCGATATCTATACGCTTGCTGTGAACTTAGCGGGTCTACCAGCCATCAACGCTCCTGTTGGTTTCGATAAAGACAGCTTACCAGTCGGTTTACAGTTAATTGGTAACTATTGGTCTGAATCACAATTGCTTTCAATTGTGCATCAATATCAACAAAACACAGACTGGCATACCAAACGTGCGGCAATTGCTGAGGAGAATGCATAA
- a CDS encoding rod shape-determining protein, whose translation MILKRLIGLFSPDLAIDLGTANTLIYAPGRGIILNEPTVVAIRHSGSQKIVANVGLDAKQMLGRTPANISAIRPMKDGVIADFEVTETMLHQFIGKVHEKRLFPPAPRVVVCVPCKSTLVERRAIREAVFNAGARDVRLIEEPMAAAIGAGMPVEQACGSMVVDVGGGTTEIAIISLQGCVYADSLRIGGDVFDEQIINYVRKAHGCVIGETTAEVIKKEVGMAVADGKTLEIEVRGRNLAEGVPRAITVTSDEITQAIADPLQSIVSAVKSALEQTPPELSSDIAERGIVLTGGGALLRNLDKMLAQETGLPVVVAEDPLTCVTRGAGKVLEFFDNPNHDMLFVG comes from the coding sequence GTGATTCTAAAACGACTAATTGGCTTGTTTTCGCCGGATTTAGCCATTGATTTAGGTACTGCTAATACGCTTATTTATGCACCAGGCCGTGGCATTATTTTAAATGAACCAACTGTCGTGGCAATTCGCCATAGTGGTTCACAAAAAATTGTTGCCAATGTTGGACTTGATGCTAAACAGATGTTAGGTCGTACCCCAGCGAATATTTCAGCGATTCGTCCGATGAAAGACGGTGTGATTGCTGATTTTGAAGTAACTGAAACCATGTTGCATCAGTTTATTGGCAAAGTACATGAAAAGCGTTTATTTCCACCTGCACCACGTGTTGTCGTTTGTGTACCGTGTAAATCTACTTTGGTAGAACGCCGTGCAATTCGTGAAGCTGTATTCAACGCAGGTGCTCGTGATGTCCGCTTGATTGAAGAGCCGATGGCGGCAGCAATCGGTGCGGGTATGCCTGTAGAGCAAGCATGTGGTTCGATGGTGGTCGATGTGGGTGGTGGTACCACTGAAATCGCAATCATTTCATTACAAGGTTGTGTTTACGCTGATTCACTACGTATCGGTGGTGATGTTTTTGATGAGCAAATCATCAATTATGTACGTAAAGCGCATGGTTGTGTGATTGGTGAAACCACAGCTGAAGTGATCAAAAAAGAAGTTGGAATGGCGGTTGCTGATGGTAAAACATTAGAAATCGAAGTTCGTGGTCGTAATTTAGCTGAGGGTGTTCCTCGTGCGATTACCGTGACTTCTGATGAAATCACGCAAGCGATTGCTGATCCATTACAAAGCATCGTCAGTGCGGTGAAGTCTGCACTTGAACAAACCCCACCTGAGTTGTCTTCTGATATCGCTGAGCGTGGTATTGTATTGACGGGTGGTGGAGCATTATTGCGTAACTTAGACAAGATGCTTGCGCAAGAGACTGGTTTACCGGTTGTGGTTGCTGAAGATCCGTTGACTTGTGTCACTCGTGGCGCTGGAAAAGTATTAGAGTTCTTTGACAATCCAAATCACGACATGCTTTTTGTTGGCTAA
- a CDS encoding OmpP1/FadL family transporter has translation MKLHAIQTALLLSLLPTTSAFAAALDRSGQSISAFLQPNNYFEAGITFLSADVSGKDTSQNNTGDMANHYYSPSAALKIQANEQFSIGLLYDHPYGADAEYHGQNNFVENRPVPFQGNTSVKVRTENLNLIFGYQPTQNWNIYAGAVYQTLDANVLLRGTSYSAYNGYDFKTGRDEAVGWLAGVAYQIPEIAMKASLTYRAKIKHEMNAYEKHNAAGMTGSPIFDAMLTEVNNAQGITEITTPQSINLDLQTGIMENTVAFANIRWVNWKDFAIRPYKFGAASVLAPVVNGTGKKDGFDLVAYTDDQYSITAGIGRKFNDLWAGNFSVGWDSGAGNPVTTLGPTEGYWNIGLGVQYSPAPNYFIAGGVKYFWLGDAKAQSGSQFDTPAYIAEFKNNDAIAYGLKIGYKF, from the coding sequence ATGAAGCTGCATGCGATTCAAACAGCGCTTTTACTCAGTTTATTACCAACAACTTCTGCTTTTGCAGCAGCCTTAGATCGCTCTGGTCAGTCAATTTCAGCCTTCTTACAGCCAAACAATTATTTTGAAGCAGGTATTACTTTTCTAAGTGCTGATGTATCAGGAAAAGATACATCTCAAAATAATACCGGAGACATGGCGAATCATTATTATTCACCAAGCGCAGCCTTAAAAATCCAAGCTAATGAGCAATTTTCCATTGGTTTACTCTATGACCATCCATATGGTGCTGATGCTGAATATCATGGTCAAAATAACTTTGTAGAAAATCGCCCTGTCCCATTCCAAGGGAATACCTCCGTTAAGGTCCGTACTGAAAATTTAAATTTAATTTTCGGCTACCAACCCACTCAAAACTGGAATATTTATGCAGGGGCCGTTTATCAAACTTTGGATGCTAACGTATTATTACGTGGCACAAGTTACAGTGCCTATAATGGCTATGACTTTAAAACGGGTCGAGATGAGGCTGTAGGTTGGTTAGCGGGTGTCGCTTATCAAATTCCAGAAATCGCAATGAAAGCATCTCTCACCTATCGTGCCAAGATTAAGCATGAAATGAATGCTTATGAAAAACATAATGCTGCGGGTATGACTGGCAGCCCAATATTTGATGCGATGTTAACCGAAGTTAATAATGCTCAAGGCATCACAGAAATTACTACCCCACAATCGATCAATCTCGATCTACAAACAGGGATCATGGAAAATACTGTTGCCTTTGCTAACATTCGTTGGGTCAACTGGAAAGACTTTGCCATTCGTCCATATAAGTTTGGTGCTGCATCAGTACTCGCTCCTGTTGTAAATGGTACTGGCAAAAAAGATGGCTTTGATCTTGTTGCTTATACCGATGATCAATATTCGATAACTGCTGGCATAGGACGTAAATTTAATGATTTATGGGCGGGTAACTTTTCTGTAGGGTGGGACTCAGGTGCGGGTAACCCTGTGACCACACTTGGACCAACGGAGGGTTATTGGAACATCGGCCTAGGTGTTCAATACAGCCCTGCTCCAAACTACTTCATCGCAGGTGGCGTGAAATATTTCTGGTTAGGTGATGCCAAAGCACAATCCGGTTCTCAATTTGATACACCTGCTTATATTGCAGAGTTCAAAAACAATGATGCTATCGCATACGGTTTAAAAATTGGTTATAAATTTTAA
- the rng gene encoding ribonuclease G, producing the protein MAEELLINVTPMECRVALIENGTVNELFVERTAKRGLVGNIYKGKVVRVLPGMQAAFVDIGLSRTAFLHINDMVWPRSQPTPNVFELLHPGQMLTVQVMKDMLGTKGARLSTDLSIPSRYLVLMPYGNHIGVSQRIEAEDERDRLRGIIEHIQAEHNLPGSVIVRTAAEGVDEDAIAQDMNYLSKLWEFIQRKQKEVSTPELIFEELPLPQRIVRDLASDETAKIYVDSREIHGKLSEFVNEFVPTIQNRLLHYPGEKPLFDLYNVEEDIQKALQTRVALKSGGYLMIDQTEAMTTIDVNTGSYVGGRSLEDTVFKTNMEATQVISRQLRLRNLGGIIIIDFIDMQEVGHREEVMRQFEKMLERDHAKTKITQVSELGLVEMTRKRTRESLEHLLCESCPTCQGRGYVKTAETVCYEIFREIMRYARAFDSKGGFTVVAHPAVIDRLLTAEAPAVADLEHFVNRVIKFQVENLYTQEQYDIILS; encoded by the coding sequence ATGGCAGAAGAGTTGCTGATTAACGTTACACCGATGGAGTGTCGTGTGGCGTTGATTGAAAATGGTACGGTCAACGAATTATTTGTTGAGCGTACAGCAAAACGTGGTTTAGTGGGTAATATTTATAAAGGCAAAGTTGTCCGAGTACTACCTGGTATGCAAGCTGCTTTTGTCGATATTGGTCTATCTCGTACGGCATTTCTACATATCAATGATATGGTTTGGCCTCGCTCACAACCGACCCCCAATGTTTTTGAACTCTTACATCCTGGGCAAATGCTTACCGTGCAGGTCATGAAAGACATGCTCGGAACTAAAGGAGCACGCCTCAGCACAGATCTTTCTATTCCATCTCGTTATTTAGTGCTCATGCCTTATGGTAATCATATCGGTGTATCACAGCGCATTGAGGCAGAAGATGAGCGTGATCGCTTGCGTGGGATTATTGAGCATATTCAGGCAGAACATAATCTACCGGGCAGTGTAATTGTCCGTACAGCTGCAGAAGGGGTGGATGAGGACGCAATTGCGCAAGATATGAATTACTTGAGCAAGCTTTGGGAGTTTATTCAGCGTAAACAAAAAGAAGTCTCTACACCCGAATTAATTTTTGAAGAATTACCCTTACCGCAGCGTATTGTTCGGGATTTGGCTAGTGATGAAACGGCTAAAATTTATGTCGATTCAAGAGAAATCCACGGCAAACTCAGTGAGTTTGTAAATGAGTTCGTACCGACGATTCAAAATCGTCTACTTCATTATCCGGGTGAAAAGCCACTTTTCGATTTATATAATGTTGAAGAAGATATCCAGAAGGCTTTACAGACACGTGTTGCACTTAAGTCTGGTGGCTACTTGATGATTGATCAAACTGAAGCGATGACGACCATTGATGTCAATACTGGTTCTTACGTTGGTGGGAGAAGCTTAGAAGATACGGTTTTTAAAACCAATATGGAAGCCACTCAAGTCATTAGCAGACAGTTACGTTTGCGTAACTTGGGCGGTATTATCATCATTGATTTTATTGATATGCAGGAAGTGGGGCATCGTGAAGAAGTGATGCGTCAGTTTGAGAAAATGCTCGAACGCGATCATGCCAAAACCAAAATCACTCAAGTTTCCGAATTAGGTTTGGTCGAAATGACCCGTAAGCGGACCCGTGAATCTTTAGAACATCTGCTTTGTGAATCATGCCCAACTTGTCAAGGACGTGGTTATGTGAAGACTGCAGAGACAGTATGTTACGAGATATTTCGTGAGATCATGCGATATGCACGTGCATTTGATTCCAAGGGTGGCTTTACTGTCGTTGCCCATCCAGCAGTGATTGATCGGCTCTTAACAGCAGAAGCCCCAGCCGTCGCGGATTTGGAGCATTTTGTGAACCGTGTCATAAAATTCCAAGTGGAAAATTTATATACGCAAGAGCAATACGATATCATTTTAAGCTAA